DNA from Solenopsis invicta isolate M01_SB chromosome 4, UNIL_Sinv_3.0, whole genome shotgun sequence:
CAGGTGGTAGCATAATATTGAAATGCAAGGACTTTCAAATCCTTCAGTTAGATATTGGCTCTACCAATGATTTAATCAACGCCATATTATCCATAGAGAAGCTAATATCATTAGGTAATTTGTTCATGTCTATTATATGAGagtattatgtaattacataattttgtttgagtgaaaaatgtgaataaatatattttgttatgtttgtcctaaaataatcatattaaacTCTCACAGtctatttctttaattgttgACATCTGTGATATTGCTTGACAGTGAgatgttattgtaatttattttacagaccAAACTCTACAATATCCATTCTTCTATCGACCACAAACAACCAACAACATCATGATACAAATAGAAGATGGATGGACAGCATTTGCACCTGTCTCCGAATGGTCCAGATTGTTAGCGGCTCATGGGGATGAGTGGCGTATCAGTTACCTGAATAGAGATTACAAAGTTTGTAGTTCATATCCGTCGGCAGTCATAGTGCCGCGTCAAGTAGACGACAAAGTTGTAATAGCTTCAGCTGGCTTTAGGGATGGCGGAAGATTCCCTGTTTTGTGTTACAGACATGAAGGAGGAGTaagtaatacatatttttaattataaagtaatatttactcaATTTACTGTTTGTGACTTTGCGTTTTCATCTTATTGCAGAGTATACTATTGAGAAGTAGTCAGCCGTTATGCGGTGCTACTGGTAAGAGATGCAAGGAAgatgaaaaattgttaaatgcAGTTCTAGGTCCTGGAAGACGTGGGTAAATACGATTAAAATACGACCGTTCTTAAATCCCAAATATTTTGGGctgattattttttactatttattacaattactgAATTTTATTCATAGTTACATAGTGGACACAAGATCGGTTAGTCAGGCGCAAAGTGCCAGAGCCAGAGGTGGAGGCACGGAAATGGACACTGCTTATCCGCAATGGCGAAAAGTACACAAACCAGTTCCTCGGCCGCACGATTTGGCAGATAGTTTCTACAAATTAATAGAAGCTTGTAACGATGTGAACAGTTCTTCTTCGCAGTGGCTCTCAAAATTGGATAGTAGCGGATGGCTAACCGCCGTACAAAGTGCTTTAAATGCCGCCTGCGTCACTGCGCAATGCCTACATCAAGAAGCCGCGGCTGTGCTAGTACATGGTgtgtatatcaaatatatataaattgcgaAAGTATATCGTATTCgtatttgtttactttttttaatcgtataatgataatgttacataattttgatttataggCAGTACAGGTAGGGATTCTACGTTGGTGGTAACGAGCTTGGCCCAAGCAATACTAAATCCTGATTGTCGGACGGTACGAGGACTTCAGGCGCTCGTAGAGCGCGAATGGTTACAAGCTGGCCATCAATTTTTCAGCAGAACCCGTTGTGGAGCCTATCAGCCTTCAAACTCGCAAAATCCAACACATGCGCCGACTTTTCTGCTTTTCCTTGATTGCCTGTATCAGCTGCATCACCAATTTCAATTTAGCTTCGAGTACACTGCAGATCTGCTCATCAAATTGTATAAGCACGCTTATTCTTCGAATTACGGTACATTTTTAGGTATGTGAggcattaattatatatcatttatacTTTTACCAAGAGTTTTGTTTCttgttattgtttattattattgtttactcATTGTCATATGTATCGTTTGTTTATTCAGGTGATTCGGAAGCGGAAAGGATAAAATTACGGTTGTCCGAGCGAACTTACAGTTTATGGTCGTACATTAATCAACCAGATGTCTTGGAGCAATGGATAAATCCATTGTACGAGCCGAATCCAGGAGTGATTTGGCCCAGCGTTGCACCCATCAGTATTCAGCTGTGGAGAGAACTGTATCTCGCGCATACGAGCGCAGCTTTGTGGGACGGCATGCTGTCCTACGCGAAGCAGATCAAGCAGAATCACACGGCCGTGCGCAAAGTAGCCGGACAGTTGCACGTGCAGATCAAGCAAGCATTAGAAGAGATCCGATCGGATCCGGAAATGTCGCGGGGAGATGCGGACAATCAAGAGGACCATCCTCGTATAGCGCAATTGAGCCTAGAGTCTCAGAGTACTTGATACTATAGATTATAGAAGTCGAGGAAAATCGAAGAGATGTTCGTGCTGTTCAACGATCTTGTCAATATGCCTTTAATTATACAATGCCATCGTTAATCCATAAGGATCGACGATCTTTACGATAACCTGCCACGAATGCTGAAGCCTTCGTAATAAATTCTCGGTGCAATTCTTTGAACTTATCGCTGAGATGAAGTATAGGGTGTCTATTAGTTTAAGAATAGGTTTGCGATCAATTGAGCGTATTATCGTtgtcaatataaatttaaatattgtgtatcGTGTAAAGGTATTTCTCTAACGTCATTGCAGTCAACATGACAAGTCACGCGATTTTCGCCTATATAGTAAAACTCGCATTAAAGGGTGTCAAGATCTATTTAAAAGATTCAAACGAGACAAGataaattgtgatattttttatttcacgaCGCATGGTTTCATACCATGAAACAGAGTTAACGATTTTACGTAACatcacatatatgtatatatattatatataaaaagaattttctatatatatataatatatataacatataaaaaatactatatacataatttatttatccaaaggtaaaataatataaacaaatagaaatgaactgtatattataaattcattattaaagaGCGTAATTGCGAGGGTAGAATTTGCGAATTTTTCATTCGAGCGTATGGAGAGAAGGAAATCTCGTTCGTTCGGGGGTACGGACGAGTTTTTACCGTTATTCGGGAAGGATGGCGGGAGGGCGATGGAGACGAAAGAAGAGAAGTAAAGAAgagagaagggggagggggcAGGTTAAGGGCAGGATTGTTGCCGCTGCCGTGGTAAAAGGGGGAGAAGGCTGGAGGGGAAAGCGCGGCAGGTGTTCACACACAAAGAAACTGAAAGGGAATCCCACGGCCATTGGCTCCGCCACTCAGGAATGCATCGGGTTTCGTCAGCGTTCGCGTTTCGCGATCGAATATACATGCACGTGTACGCATCCTCTTAATATAATCGTGGGACAAGAGTAGAAGATACATTTAGGCTGTACGCCGCTTGAAGCCTCAACGCTAGGGAAAGACAAAGGACAGGTCAGCGTCGAGGAGCGATCAAAACTAAAGCGAATAAAAACAATCGATGATGTTGCgattttaaactaaataatCTCAAGTGAAAGTTTAGCCTCGTTTACGTTCTTAATGTTCCTTGACGGCGCCAGAGTCGCACCTCTAAGCGTAACAGAATTCGCGCGGGCTTCAAGCGGCACGCGAGCGAGATTGAGAGACCGGTATAATTTCTGTCGAGTCCGATCTCTAATGTCTTACCCCCGCGTTTCTGTTCGCCGCGAACGGACGGGGAAGATAGTTTCGGAGCGTGCCTATCGCGTGGGAGATCCGGAACTCGACGACGAAGGAGCCGCGAAAGGGTTACCGGGGTTGGCTTCGAATGCCCGTAAATACATCCTCGTGCTCGTCGCAGTATCCCGAGGACTAGAACGTTCTTCGACGCGTTCATGACGCCATTTAAGCATCGTATCTTGGCCGGCggtggcgacgacggcggcggcgataCGGGCGAGCGCGCGCAAAGATTATTATACCGGTTTCGAATCTGCACGATGAAGGAGATCCACGAGAAATCGCGACCTCGCGTCTGCGACCGTTACCTCGATGATGCCGATGCGTAGCTACGAGCctttctctatttctttatctctctctttctttttatccTTCCGTCAATCTATCTCTCATTTACCTCGCGATATCACTTTTTCCCAGAAACCTCGGGAGAAGAGAAGAACAGGTGTGTTGGTCcacacacgcgtgcgcgcgcgcacgaacgCGCTAGTGTTCGTTCGCGCTCTCCTCGCCTCAGCACAGGTCCAGTATCCTTGGATGAGTGTGGATCTAGTCACGCATATAATCGTGAAACGTGGACTGAATTCAAACCCATCCAGGGCCGCTGGACGGGCGTATCGGAAGATCCCACGTTGTCCAATTTTCCTCTTCCTCCGGAAGTGTTCTTTCCTTAAAATTGATCTTCACGGAAATTTCCTCGTTCTCGTTCAAAGAGACACAAACGTCGTCGACGGAGCCGGAAAGCAGAATGATGCGTCCGTCGGGAATGGCATTAGCGGCCTCACTCGTAGTAGGGGCATTCTCGGAGAAGGGGCCCCGTACcgccgttctctctctctcctctctcctcaCCATCGTTCGATTCGTCGGTCTCTCTTCGCCCCGTGATCCCAGCTCTGTCTCTCCCTCTCTATCTCTCACTCGCAGGAGTCGCAGGCAGGCAGTCACCGTCCGTGAGGCCCTTAAGGAGGGGCGAGAGAAGGGACGCTTTTTCCCAAGGCGTCCGGGGATCACAACAAAGAAAGATGCGATTTTCGAAGCGAAGAGCGGAGAGCGAAGCGACCGCTGAGAGACGTTTCTGGACAGCAGCCTGAGAGCGGTGGTAAAAtgtttctctctccctttctctctcgctaTTAAAGAAgagatatatgtgtatatatgtatgtatatatatatatatatatatatatatatatatatatatatatatatatatatatataccggaaGGCGATGCCGTATTCTTGTGTAAAATACGTTCGCTCGCTACATTTCCGCGAATCAGCGAGATGAATGCCGGATTCTTCTTTTATCAGCTCGCAAAAAAGAAATGTGGTCTTCGTACTTCATATTTATACGATCGACGCAACGGATTCAGTGAACGTGAATCCGCGCTTGTATTTCTAGCCTCGATTTCGAAAAATCTGAGCACCACTGTTCCACAATCAAAGAACTCTAACGGCGGTTAAGAATGTCGTCTCTTCTCAcctgaaataaatgaataaattacctgaaagttcacacaaaaaatattttgaccaCACGCTGATCTTATACACTTGGAAATCGGTAGAAATATCGTTATTAccttgatttttaatttgtagaaagctaattttgtttaacaaatttcACGAGTAACATAAATTTCTCTCGAACTTAACACGAACCACGTGGTTGGTAAAAACTGATGATCTCAAGTTTCCCGCCAGTTTAGGAAAGGatctctctctcgtttctccCCTCtccttaaaaattaaaaataaaattattataaagtaatttacatattaatatgtttgaataaaaatttagttaaaatttagTCTGACTTACTCCAAAGAAGAGTAAAAAAATTCGGCAActttacattgagaaaaaaaaagttgttgattacatttttcaatgatttgatttaatttttcttcaagtatttatgtatttaaattaaatatataaatggttAAAGTTCAAACATTTTTgtgtatttgagttaaatacataaatacttgaactgaacaaatttaatcaagttgaaaaattttgtcggttcaacacatttttttctcagtgtagaactTGTAGAATTCTCCAGAAAGGATCAGTGCAATTTGAAAGTGTCCGGCGATATGTCTTTTGTTCGCTCTAAGGTCCTTTGTGGCGATTCCTTTATGCTCTACGCGCGTTGTTGTACTTGGGATATTCGCGATATCACGCATTGTTAGTGAATTCTCAGGTACAGGGCGCCGATTGTGTTGCGCAACAGCGAGCGTGTGCGTGACCTTGAACTTCATCTTTCCTTTATCTTTCTCCCACGGCATCCCGGGAGAAAAGCTAGCACAGCGATGGTTCATTTTCGAGATGCGGCGTCGTTTCGTCAATTCGCACGAAGGTGAATTCGCGAAGAAACTGGAAGAAACACAGGGAGCGTCGCCATTTCGTTGGGCAGAAATCCAAATGACAATACGGTGCGTTTCAATTTTAAGTCGAGTTGGACCTCTAATCGTCGGAAACACGAAGAGACGTTAATTTTTCCTCCTTCCAACTTGTTTTCTAACTGCGCTCTCCTGCCATGCAAATGTCTGAGAAACGCGCAAATTCCTCGCTCGTCCTTTTCGAGATGCGCTCTTCGATCTACTCTTTCAATCTCGAACGCGTGTTATTTTCTCACCGCAGGCCTTCGTGGTAAACATCGCATGGGGAATGTTAGGCGTCTAAAATCCAGTTGTGAACCGCTTGAGATATTAGAGGGCCGCTAGAAACCGAGGAAACTCATCATGATAAAGAAAAGAGCAGGTATATAGTCGTAAATGGAAAAGAAATGTCGACGTCGCAGGATTAACAAATGGTTTTTCGGAACAGTTCACGCGGTCGAATTAGCGAGAATTGTTTTGAAGGAAATATTATTCTACTTGCTGTTATTGTAACTTAAGAAACGCTCAAGAGGTGCGTGATTTCAACGACAATGAAAGGGGAGATAAAAATTGATCTGAAATTGTTTATCAATTTCTCGATTTAAATTCGGAAGTCGGTGGTTTTTAATTAGAGCCTTTTTTGAAATAAACCATTTACTTGGTTTGATGAGAACAGTTTGGCATCCAGTAGGTAGAAACGCGAGGTCGCGATTTATGAGGGCTCCATTTTGACAGGAAAAATCGGAGCACCACTGTCGAGAGCTACGAACGCTCTAAAGACGGTTGAGAatagagaggaagaaagagagccggtgaaagagaaggagagaaagaacgTGCTAGGTCGTGGAAAGCGAAGAGAAGGGGAGCGAGGTGAAGCTCGCAATTGTCGTTTCCATAGTGATTTATACCTCGAGAGCTCGGCCAGGAGCATCCAGGGAGTATCCTAAGGCGAAAAACCGGACCGGTGCGAAACCGATCCGGGAATTGGGTACGAACGCACTCTGTTAGCGAAATGATGAACTGTCAGCGAGTGAAACGCGTCGTCGGCATCAAAATCGCGAAACGTTAACGTGGCGCCATCTATTAAAATAGGTTAAAACTTGGTAACAGGATTACCGATTGAAGGTACAAATTTCTCTCGTCGTTTGAGAAGATTTCTCAGAGATGGCGCTGGCAGACTCTTGGTCTAaaagtctaaaatatttttagtaattcttgaaattttaggCAGGATTGGGTGTTTGTAcgttaaaatatacatactCTACAAGAGATATGTACAATGTAaactatacaaattttttaactgtctTACATCTCATGGATGCAATAATCGATACATCATAGAATGAAGATTTAGATTTCATTAGAAATTATGTCAATTACGTACGTattctacttttttatttttattatatatttttattttatgcgcaCTAAAGTTAGATATTTTAACagttttgcaatttaattactttttctgtattgtgtcatttataataattataataatttatacactgTTTGTgttgtctacatgaaaaagatttcTATTAACATAACGTAAATGATACGCAAATAATCCGTGTGGACATAATCTTGACGGCACAATCCTGATTTTAGGTGTGATGCAACCTCTTCGCCGATTATGTTCTCCTGGTACTCAGACACTAACGCATGTCTAAAAGACGTCTAAATGTTATCTTAAAGATGTCTTTCAGACATACGTATTGAGAATATACAGAACAATGTCGTTCTCCTGCTAAGAAAAGagattacttaatttttatttgtcttttaaaTGACTGTtatctttttaaagaatattttcttaacaatgATCTCaacatttgaaaagaaattagaGATTAAAAATGATGAATTATAAACTACTGTACAGCTAGAAAAGTTTTGCTTGGAGTAATTGTGTCAGTTGAACCAATCATcgatataattaagttaatcggaCTTTAGTCGTAGTCATTATTAAAGCGCGGAGAACAAGAAACTCCATTCTTTTTTTCATCTATCTGCCTCGGGATTATGATAGACTTTTTTTCAAGTCTGTCATGTTACTATTATTTTGCTAAGCGGTTTCAGACACAGTTAAactttaaaatgattaaaatctAGCAAAAAGAGTCCGATCTGTCTGCGACGACTCGTGTTTGTTTCGGCCTGTTTGTTTCCTTTTGCAAAAGGATCTGCCATTCAACGGATGCAGTAAATAAAACGGATACGCTAAGgacacgcggcggcggcggcggctatTGTAGGGCGGAagtacacatatacacacgtgTGCACGTTTAATAGCTCTACGGAGTTCGTCGCTCTCTACGATATATTTGCGGTGCTCTCTAAAACTGTCGTGTCCACGTAGGAGCCTAAAGCGCCTCAGACACGCGATTTGTCTACTCGGTTTGTTTTCGCGTCTCCTCGTCGCGAAGCTGAGACAAGCCGTAAAAGAGGAGTCAGGACCGTGACGTGGAAAATTTCAGCGATCCCGAAGCGGGGACGTGTACTACAACCGGATAGACGCGTAATCAATCCTTCGTTAACAGAATCAAAACCGATTATTAAAAGCGGGCAAAAAGGGGGGAAACGATTGAATTTTAATAGCGTTCGCTCCAGCGTGATCGTGTCGGCTGCAAGTTGCCGGTTACGCAATCTCATGACCCTACATAGTCGGATAAGCGTGACGGGCGTCATAGACATAGGCGGCGTGTTCCCGGCACGGGCGTAAATCGGGTACGCACCGAAGCTATAAGAGACCGGTCGTTCTCAGTAAGCGCTCAGTTAGGCCAAGATCGTTCGAAGGAGTTCCATCGCCAACTCCGTTCAAACGGCATCTCCGTTCAACGCATCAGCAAGTCCCTACTAAGCCGCTTTTGCACGAGTCTTCGTCTCATTATTCTTCAAAATGGTATGGGAATTGAGTGCTTTATTTATCCTTGGTccataattatatagaatatatagatATTCCGTGTCCGACTGATTTTTGTTCATGGAAGTATCTCGAAAGTTTAAAAAACACgtggtaattaaattaaactacattttactttttgttttcaaaaacaAGTACAGGCATTTATTGTAGAAACTTGAAAGtatgttcgtgaatttttaaaactatctttaaagttgaaaaaaaggTCGAACTCGAGATGCCTATGATTGAGTCAAGATAATCTTTTTCACATTGTATTATAAAggttaacaataataataaataataataataaagtgctATATTTGAGAATCTTGGCCTTCGCATTATGCACCTTTTTTAGACAATTCTCAacaatttgacttttttacgaGACGAGATTGTTAGCCTCACGCTCAAAGTACCTTGGAGAATCttatgaatttaaaatgtatGTGTGGGATAGAGAATCAAATCCGGTAGAGATCCGACAATTACGAGTCTACCGCTTTCACGCGGAGCGACGCAGCATCCCGAATCGGCATCTCTCTCACgatcataaaatatttgttatctcGCTGTCGACTATAACGATA
Protein-coding regions in this window:
- the LOC105200357 gene encoding myotubularin-related protein 9, which codes for MGDHIGDNILIPQVDNVVLIDKSDGNNKSMDGTLCISGHHLILSSRQDDGQELWLMNRNIDVVEKKVNAQSPGGSIILKCKDFQILQLDIGSTNDLINAILSIEKLISLDQTLQYPFFYRPQTTNNIMIQIEDGWTAFAPVSEWSRLLAAHGDEWRISYLNRDYKVCSSYPSAVIVPRQVDDKVVIASAGFRDGGRFPVLCYRHEGGSILLRSSQPLCGATGKRCKEDEKLLNAVLGPGRRGYIVDTRSVSQAQSARARGGGTEMDTAYPQWRKVHKPVPRPHDLADSFYKLIEACNDVNSSSSQWLSKLDSSGWLTAVQSALNAACVTAQCLHQEAAAVLVHGSTGRDSTLVVTSLAQAILNPDCRTVRGLQALVEREWLQAGHQFFSRTRCGAYQPSNSQNPTHAPTFLLFLDCLYQLHHQFQFSFEYTADLLIKLYKHAYSSNYGTFLGDSEAERIKLRLSERTYSLWSYINQPDVLEQWINPLYEPNPGVIWPSVAPISIQLWRELYLAHTSAALWDGMLSYAKQIKQNHTAVRKVAGQLHVQIKQALEEIRSDPEMSRGDADNQEDHPRIAQLSLESQST